In Rutidosis leptorrhynchoides isolate AG116_Rl617_1_P2 chromosome 2, CSIRO_AGI_Rlap_v1, whole genome shotgun sequence, one genomic interval encodes:
- the LOC139891261 gene encoding probable BOI-related E3 ubiquitin-protein ligase 3: MIDDIHNHKHSNQHIYNTQLPYNTVYPLCGTTTPAGEIHTLLPMYSDFTHSLNPDPLKSDSGLTYSLPVSKKRSRDVASTCPYNPYVNRIPLDRCNGFTFLGEDISSQIHQHEFEIDQFVSHHIEKVRVDIEDRRKRNSRTLLTALEETITDKLRAKEDEITKISKLNLALEEKLKSMCIENQMWRELAMANESTVNTLRGNLKQVLEQVVYNDGYGYRSKAEGDGNATVDDAQSCCESNGNERMLAEQDSSKCRLVCKSCWKGESCVLLLPCRHLCLCTVCGSSVDICPICKSPTNISVHVHMV; encoded by the exons ATGATCGACGACATTCATAATCATAAACACTCAAATCAACATATCTACAACACACAGTTACCATACAACACGGTGTATCCTCTCTGCGGCACCACCACCCCCGCCGGCGAGATTCATACTCTACTTCCGATGTACTCCGATTTCACCCATTCACTTAATCCAGATCCGCTCAAATCAGATAGCGGTCTCACGTATAGCCTCCCGGTTTCTAAAAAACGATCTCGTGACGTTGCATCTACGTGTCCGTACAACCCGTACGTCAACCGGATTCCGTTAGATCGTTGCAACGGCTTCACGTTTCTCGGCGAAGATATTTCCTCTCAGATTCATCAACACGAATTCGAAATCGATCAGTTCGTTTCTCATCAT ATCGAGAAAGTGAGAGTAGATATTGAAGATAGACGAAAGCGAAATTCACGGACGTTATTAACGGCGTTAGAGGAAACGATAACAGATAAATTACGTGCAAAGGAAGATGAGATAACGAAAATATCGAAGTTAAATCTGGCGTTAGAAGAGAAACTGAAATCAATGTGTATCGAGAATCAAATGTGGCGTGAATTAGCGATGGCAAATGAATCAACAGTTAACACATTACGTGGCAATTTGAAGCAAGTTCTAGAGCAAGTTGTATATAATGACGGTTACGGATACCGGAGCAAGGCGGAAGGTGATGGTAACGCGACGGTGGATGACGCTCAGTCGTGTTGCGAAAGTAACGGAAATGAGCGCATGTTAGCGGAGCAGGATAGCAGTAAGTGTAGATTAGTATGCAAAAGTTGTTGGAAAGGAGAGTCATGTGTATTGTTACTTCCTTGCAGGCATCTCTGCCTTTGTACAGTATGCGGTTCGAGTGTCGATATTTGCCCTATATGTAAATCACCAACGAATATTAGTGTTCATGTTCACATGGTTTAa